Proteins from one Enterobacter bugandensis genomic window:
- the yihI gene encoding Der GTPase-activating protein YihI: MKKPTSAAGAKRPAKARRKTREELNQEARDRKRDKKHRGHAAGSRANGGGAAGASAKGKQQKDPRIGSKTPIPLGVTDTPVTKQHKPKSEKPMLSPQAELDMLENDERLDALLERLEEGETLTAEEQSWVDAKLDRIDELMQKLGLSYDDEDDEEEEEKQEDMMRLLKGGN, from the coding sequence ATGAAAAAACCAACCTCCGCTGCGGGCGCGAAACGCCCTGCAAAAGCACGCCGCAAAACGCGCGAAGAACTGAACCAGGAAGCGCGCGACCGCAAACGCGACAAAAAACATCGCGGTCATGCTGCGGGTAGCCGTGCCAACGGCGGTGGTGCAGCGGGCGCTTCTGCAAAAGGCAAACAGCAGAAAGACCCTCGTATCGGCAGTAAAACTCCCATTCCACTGGGCGTGACAGACACCCCGGTCACTAAGCAGCACAAACCAAAGAGCGAGAAACCTATGCTTTCACCGCAGGCTGAGCTGGATATGCTGGAGAACGATGAGCGCCTGGACGCGCTGCTGGAACGTCTTGAAGAGGGTGAAACCCTGACCGCCGAAGAGCAGTCATGGGTAGATGCCAAACTGGACCGCATTGATGAGCTGATGCAGAAGCTGGGTCTGTCTTACGATGACGAAGACGACGAAGAGGAAGAAGAAAAGCAGGAAGATATGATGCGTCTTCTGAAAGGTGGAAACTAA
- the yihA gene encoding ribosome biogenesis GTP-binding protein YihA/YsxC, whose protein sequence is MTTWNYQQTHFVTSAPDIRHLPSDTGIEVAFAGRSNAGKSSALNTLTNQKNLARTSKTPGRTQLINLFEVAEGKRLVDLPGYGYAQVPEEMKIKWQRALGEYLEKRMCLKGLVVLMDIRHPLKDLDQQMIDWAVASDIAVLVLLTKADKLASGARKAQVNMVREAVLAFNGDVQVEPFSSLKKQGVDKLRQKLDSWFNELEPATEAEEE, encoded by the coding sequence GTGACTACCTGGAACTACCAACAGACGCATTTTGTCACCAGTGCGCCCGATATTCGCCACCTGCCTTCTGATACCGGTATTGAAGTGGCATTTGCTGGCCGCTCAAATGCGGGGAAATCCAGCGCCCTGAATACGCTGACCAATCAGAAGAACCTGGCGCGTACCTCAAAAACACCTGGCCGTACCCAGCTGATTAACCTCTTTGAAGTGGCTGAAGGCAAACGCCTCGTAGACTTGCCGGGATACGGTTATGCGCAGGTGCCGGAAGAGATGAAGATCAAGTGGCAGCGTGCGCTGGGCGAATACCTGGAAAAACGCATGTGCCTGAAAGGTCTGGTGGTGCTGATGGATATTCGCCATCCCCTGAAAGATCTGGATCAGCAGATGATCGACTGGGCGGTGGCAAGCGATATTGCCGTGCTGGTACTGCTGACGAAAGCCGACAAGCTGGCAAGCGGCGCGCGTAAAGCGCAGGTGAATATGGTTCGCGAAGCGGTACTGGCCTTCAATGGCGATGTACAGGTTGAGCCTTTCTCTTCGCTGAAAAAACAGGGCGTGGACAAGCTGCGTCAGAAGCTCGACAGCTGGTTTAACGAGCTGGAACCCGCGACGGAAGCGGAAGAAGAGTAA
- a CDS encoding spot 42 RNA, inhibition of DNA synthesis yields the protein MFYLSDLLLHVIGFG from the coding sequence ATGTTCTATCTTTCAGACCTTTTACTTCACGTAATCGGATTTGGCTGA
- the polA gene encoding DNA polymerase I yields MVQIPENPLILVDGSSYLYRAYHAFPPLTNSAGEPTGAMYGVLNMLRSLILQYQPTHAAVVFDAKGKTFRDELFEHYKSHRPPMPDDLRAQIEPLHAMVKAMGLPLLAVSGVEADDVIGTLAREAEKMGRPVLISTGDKDMAQLVTPGITLINTMTNTILGPEEVVTKYGVPPELIIDFLALMGDSSDNIPGVPGVGEKTAQALLQGLGGLDTLYAEPDKIAGLSFRGAKTMAGKLEENKEVAYLSYKLATIKTDVELELGCEQLEVQQPSADDLLNLFKKYEFKRWTTDVEAGKWLQAKGAKPAAKPKETIVVDAEDQAEEEAAALSFDNYETILEESQLIAWIEKLKKAPVFAFDTETDSLDNISANMVGLSFATEPGIAAYVPVAHDYLDAPEQISRERALELLKPILEDEKALKVGQNLKYDRGILQNYGIELRGIAFDTMLESYILDSVAGRHDMDSLSDRWLKHKTITFEEIAGKGKNQLTFNQIALEEAGRYAAEDADVTLQLHLKMWPKLQKHEGPLNVFQHIEMPLVPVLSRIERNGVKIDPTVLQNHSGELAQRLTELEQKAHDLAGEPFNLSSPKQLQTILFEKQGIKPLKKTPGGAPSTSEEVLEELALDYPLPKVILQYRGLAKLKSTYTDKLPLMINPKTGRVHTSYHQAVAATGRLSSTDPNLQNIPVRNEEGRRIRQAFIAPDDYLIVSADYSQIELRIMAHLSRDKGLLTAFAEGKDIHRATAAEVFGLPLDNVTNEQRRSAKAINFGLIYGMSAFGLSRQLNIPRKESQKYMDLYFERYPGVLEYMERTRAQAKEKGYVETLDGRRLYLPDIKSSNAARRAGAERAAINAPMQGTAADIIKRAMIAVDAWLEKEKPRVKMIMQVHDELVFEVHKDDLDAVSKKIHELMESSMTLDVPLLVEVGSGENWDQAH; encoded by the coding sequence ATGGTTCAGATCCCAGAAAACCCACTTATTCTCGTCGACGGCTCTTCTTACCTGTATCGGGCGTACCATGCGTTTCCTCCTCTGACCAATAGCGCAGGGGAACCTACCGGCGCGATGTACGGCGTGCTGAACATGCTGCGCAGCCTGATTCTTCAGTATCAGCCCACCCATGCGGCTGTCGTTTTTGATGCGAAAGGCAAAACCTTCCGCGATGAGCTGTTCGAACATTACAAATCCCATCGTCCGCCAATGCCTGACGATCTGCGTGCGCAGATTGAGCCACTGCACGCCATGGTGAAAGCAATGGGCCTGCCGCTGCTGGCCGTCTCTGGCGTGGAGGCTGACGACGTCATCGGTACGCTGGCGCGTGAAGCTGAAAAAATGGGCCGTCCGGTGCTGATCAGCACCGGTGATAAAGATATGGCGCAGCTGGTGACTCCAGGTATTACCCTGATCAACACCATGACCAACACCATTCTGGGGCCAGAAGAAGTAGTCACTAAGTATGGCGTGCCGCCAGAGCTGATTATCGACTTCCTCGCGTTGATGGGCGACTCCTCGGATAACATACCTGGCGTTCCTGGCGTCGGTGAAAAAACCGCGCAGGCGCTGCTTCAGGGGCTGGGTGGTCTGGACACGCTCTACGCTGAGCCAGACAAAATCGCCGGACTTTCCTTCCGTGGCGCAAAAACCATGGCCGGGAAGCTGGAAGAGAACAAAGAGGTGGCTTATCTCTCCTATAAGCTGGCAACAATCAAAACCGATGTGGAACTGGAGCTGGGCTGTGAGCAGCTGGAAGTGCAACAGCCTTCCGCTGACGACCTGCTGAACCTGTTTAAGAAATACGAATTCAAGCGCTGGACCACTGACGTGGAAGCCGGTAAATGGCTGCAGGCTAAAGGGGCCAAACCTGCTGCTAAGCCGAAAGAGACGATTGTCGTTGATGCCGAAGATCAGGCGGAAGAAGAAGCCGCAGCGCTCTCCTTCGACAACTACGAAACCATTCTGGAAGAGTCACAGCTGATCGCCTGGATCGAGAAACTGAAAAAAGCGCCGGTCTTTGCCTTTGACACCGAAACAGACAGCCTCGACAACATCTCAGCCAATATGGTGGGATTGTCCTTTGCGACAGAGCCGGGTATTGCCGCCTACGTTCCCGTGGCGCACGACTACCTGGATGCGCCGGAGCAGATCTCCCGCGAGCGCGCGCTCGAGCTACTGAAGCCGATTCTGGAAGACGAAAAGGCGCTGAAGGTTGGTCAAAACCTCAAGTACGACCGCGGCATTCTGCAGAACTACGGCATTGAGCTGCGCGGGATTGCCTTTGACACTATGCTCGAATCCTACATTCTGGACAGCGTGGCGGGCCGCCATGATATGGATTCCTTATCTGACCGCTGGCTCAAGCACAAAACCATTACCTTTGAAGAGATTGCCGGTAAAGGGAAAAATCAGCTCACCTTTAACCAGATTGCTCTTGAAGAAGCAGGGCGCTACGCGGCGGAAGATGCCGACGTCACGCTGCAACTGCATCTGAAGATGTGGCCAAAACTGCAGAAGCACGAAGGTCCGCTGAACGTATTCCAGCATATTGAAATGCCGCTGGTGCCCGTGCTGTCCCGTATCGAACGCAATGGCGTTAAGATCGATCCAACGGTGCTGCAAAACCACTCTGGCGAGCTCGCGCAGCGTTTGACCGAGCTCGAGCAGAAAGCGCATGACCTTGCCGGCGAGCCGTTTAACCTCTCTTCACCGAAGCAGCTGCAAACCATTCTGTTTGAAAAGCAGGGCATCAAGCCGCTGAAGAAAACCCCTGGCGGTGCGCCTTCAACCTCTGAAGAGGTGCTGGAAGAGCTGGCGCTGGACTACCCGCTGCCAAAAGTGATTCTGCAGTACCGCGGTCTCGCGAAGCTGAAGTCTACCTACACGGACAAACTTCCGCTGATGATCAACCCGAAAACGGGCCGTGTGCACACGTCGTATCATCAGGCGGTAGCGGCAACCGGGCGTCTCTCGTCAACCGATCCTAACCTGCAGAATATTCCGGTGCGTAACGAGGAAGGGCGCCGCATTCGTCAGGCCTTTATAGCCCCTGATGACTACCTGATTGTCTCGGCTGACTACTCGCAAATTGAACTGCGCATTATGGCGCACCTGTCCCGCGATAAAGGTCTGCTGACGGCATTTGCGGAAGGAAAAGACATCCACCGGGCGACCGCGGCGGAGGTCTTTGGTTTACCGCTGGACAACGTGACCAACGAACAGCGCCGCAGTGCAAAAGCGATCAACTTCGGTCTAATCTACGGCATGAGCGCGTTTGGCCTTTCACGCCAGCTAAACATTCCGCGCAAAGAGTCGCAGAAGTATATGGATCTTTACTTCGAGCGTTATCCGGGCGTTCTGGAATATATGGAACGCACCCGCGCGCAGGCGAAAGAGAAAGGTTACGTTGAAACCCTGGATGGCCGTCGTCTCTATCTCCCGGACATCAAATCCAGTAACGCGGCGCGCCGCGCTGGTGCAGAGCGTGCTGCGATCAACGCCCCGATGCAGGGTACCGCAGCGGACATCATCAAGCGCGCAATGATCGCCGTTGATGCCTGGCTGGAGAAAGAGAAGCCGCGCGTGAAAATGATCATGCAGGTACACGATGAACTGGTATTTGAAGTGCACAAGGACGACCTCGACGCCGTGTCGAAGAAGATCCACGAACTGATGGAAAGCAGCATGACGCTGGACGTGCCGTTGCTGGTGGAAGTAGGAAGTGGTGAAAACTGGGATCAGGCTCACTAA
- a CDS encoding acyltransferase, with protein MSRLLAAITLPLSIILTILVTIACSVPIIIAGVVKLLLPVPAVWRSVSAFCNFMMYCWCEGLAILLCLNPHLKWDVEGLESLNKKNWYLLICNHHSWADIVVLCVLFRKHIPMNKYFLKQQLAWVPFIGLACWALDMPFMKRYSRSYLIRHPERRGKDVETTRRSCEKFRAHPTTIVNFVEGSRFTEDKRQQTRSPYQNLLPPKAAGIAMALNVLGAQFDKLLNVTLCYPENDRTPFFDMLSGKLTRIVVRVNLVPIDTGLHGDYVNDKNFKRGFQQWLNTLWKEKDEQIDSIKSSYKNAGQ; from the coding sequence ATGTCGAGATTGCTCGCTGCAATAACATTACCGCTAAGCATCATTTTAACTATTCTGGTGACGATTGCGTGTTCTGTGCCAATCATTATCGCCGGGGTCGTTAAACTGCTGCTGCCTGTGCCTGCGGTGTGGCGATCCGTCTCTGCGTTTTGTAATTTCATGATGTATTGCTGGTGTGAAGGGCTAGCGATCCTGCTGTGCCTGAATCCGCATCTGAAGTGGGATGTCGAAGGGCTGGAGAGCCTCAACAAAAAGAACTGGTACCTGCTGATTTGCAATCATCACAGCTGGGCGGACATCGTGGTGTTATGCGTGCTTTTTCGCAAACATATCCCGATGAACAAGTACTTCCTCAAGCAGCAGCTCGCCTGGGTGCCCTTTATCGGGCTGGCCTGCTGGGCGCTTGATATGCCGTTTATGAAACGCTATTCGCGCAGCTATCTGATTCGTCATCCGGAGCGTCGCGGTAAGGATGTGGAGACCACGCGCCGCTCCTGTGAAAAGTTTCGCGCACATCCAACGACCATCGTGAACTTTGTTGAAGGCTCACGGTTTACGGAAGATAAACGTCAACAAACACGCTCCCCTTATCAGAACCTGCTTCCGCCAAAGGCGGCGGGTATTGCGATGGCACTTAACGTGCTGGGTGCACAGTTCGATAAACTTCTGAACGTTACGCTCTGCTATCCGGAAAATGACAGGACGCCATTCTTCGATATGCTCAGCGGCAAGCTGACGCGGATTGTTGTTCGGGTGAATTTAGTGCCGATCGATACCGGGCTGCACGGTGACTACGTTAACGATAAGAATTTCAAACGTGGTTTCCAGCAGTGGCTTAATACGCTCTGGAAAGAGAAAGACGAACAGATAGACAGCATTAAATCTTCATACAAAAACGCCGGTCAGTGA
- the dsbA gene encoding thiol:disulfide interchange protein DsbA has product MKKIWLALAGMILAFSASAAQFTDGKQFITLEKPVAGEPQVLEFFSFYCPHCYQFEEVLHVSDNVKKKLPEGTKMTKYHVEFLGPLGKDLTQAWAVAMALGVEDKITAPMFEAVQKTQTVQTTADIRKVFVDAGVKGEEYDAAWNSFVVKSLVAQQEKAAADLQLQGVPAMFVNGKYQLNMQGMDTSSMDIFVQQYADTVKYLVEKK; this is encoded by the coding sequence ATGAAAAAAATTTGGCTGGCGCTGGCAGGTATGATTCTGGCATTTAGCGCTTCTGCTGCGCAGTTTACCGACGGTAAACAGTTTATCACGCTGGAAAAGCCGGTTGCTGGCGAGCCACAGGTTCTGGAGTTCTTCTCATTCTATTGCCCGCACTGCTATCAATTCGAAGAGGTGCTGCATGTTTCTGACAACGTGAAGAAGAAGCTGCCGGAAGGCACCAAAATGACCAAGTACCACGTTGAGTTCCTGGGCCCGTTGGGTAAAGACCTGACTCAGGCGTGGGCGGTTGCGATGGCGCTGGGCGTGGAAGATAAAATCACTGCTCCAATGTTCGAAGCCGTACAGAAAACCCAGACCGTTCAGACCACTGCGGATATCCGCAAAGTGTTCGTTGATGCCGGTGTGAAAGGTGAAGAGTACGACGCCGCGTGGAACAGCTTTGTAGTGAAATCTCTGGTTGCTCAGCAGGAAAAAGCGGCCGCTGATCTGCAGCTTCAGGGCGTTCCGGCGATGTTTGTTAACGGCAAATATCAGCTGAACATGCAGGGCATGGACACCAGCAGCATGGATATTTTCGTACAGCAGTATGCTGACACCGTGAAATACCTGGTTGAGAAGAAGTAA
- a CDS encoding serine/threonine protein kinase, translating to MNDQAFTFQTLHPDTIMDALFEQGIRVDSGLTPLNSYENRVYQFQDEDRQRFVVKFYRPERWSAQQIQEEHQFAHDLLVDDVPVAAPIKFNNQTLLTHEGFYYAVFPSLGGRQFEADNIDQMEWVARYLGRIHQTGRKTEFTVRPTIGIHEYLTEPRQIFETSALIPAALKDDFLNATDKLIAAVKTCWRDDISVLRLHGDCHAGNILWRDGPLFVDLDDARMGPAVQDLWMLLNGDKAEQRMQLETIIEAYEEFSPFNSDEIALIEPLRAMRFVYYLAWLIRRWDDPAFPRNFPWLTGEDYWRSQISTFTQQVKVLQEPPLQLTPMY from the coding sequence ATGAACGACCAGGCTTTTACTTTCCAGACACTACACCCGGATACCATTATGGATGCCCTGTTTGAACAGGGTATTCGTGTGGATTCCGGGCTAACTCCGTTAAACAGCTACGAAAACCGCGTCTATCAATTTCAGGACGAGGATCGTCAGCGCTTCGTCGTAAAGTTCTATCGCCCTGAACGTTGGTCTGCACAGCAAATTCAGGAGGAGCACCAGTTTGCTCACGATCTGCTGGTTGATGACGTTCCCGTTGCCGCGCCGATAAAGTTCAATAACCAAACGCTGCTCACGCATGAAGGGTTTTACTACGCCGTATTCCCCAGTCTGGGTGGCCGCCAGTTTGAAGCGGATAATATCGATCAGATGGAGTGGGTTGCTCGCTATCTGGGACGCATTCATCAGACGGGACGTAAAACAGAGTTCACTGTCCGACCAACGATCGGGATTCATGAATATCTCACCGAACCACGTCAGATATTCGAAACGTCTGCGCTGATCCCCGCTGCGTTAAAGGATGATTTCCTCAACGCCACCGATAAGCTTATTGCTGCGGTGAAAACCTGCTGGCGTGATGATATTTCCGTTCTGCGCCTGCATGGCGATTGTCACGCCGGAAATATTCTCTGGCGCGATGGTCCACTGTTTGTCGATCTCGACGATGCGCGCATGGGACCAGCGGTTCAGGATCTGTGGATGCTGCTCAATGGCGACAAAGCCGAGCAGCGCATGCAGCTTGAAACGATTATTGAAGCCTATGAAGAATTTAGCCCGTTTAATTCAGACGAAATTGCCCTGATTGAGCCTTTACGTGCGATGCGTTTTGTTTATTATCTCGCATGGTTAATCAGGCGTTGGGACGACCCCGCATTTCCTCGTAATTTCCCGTGGCTTACCGGAGAAGATTACTGGCGCAGCCAGATATCTACATTCACTCAGCAGGTTAAGGTTCTTCAGGAACCCCCTCTGCAATTAACGCCGATGTATTAA
- a CDS encoding YihD family protein, which produces MKCKRLNEVIELLQPAWQKEPELNLMQFLQKLAKESGFDGDLADLSDDILIYHLKMRDSAKDAVIPGIQKDYEEDFKTALLRARGVIKE; this is translated from the coding sequence ATGAAATGTAAACGTCTGAATGAAGTCATTGAACTCCTCCAGCCGGCCTGGCAAAAAGAGCCAGAGCTGAATCTGATGCAATTCTTACAGAAACTGGCAAAAGAGTCAGGTTTTGACGGCGATCTGGCAGACCTTTCTGACGACATCCTGATCTACCACCTCAAAATGCGCGACTCAGCCAAAGATGCTGTTATTCCTGGTATTCAGAAGGATTATGAGGAAGATTTTAAAACTGCATTGCTGCGCGCCCGAGGCGTAATTAAAGAGTAA
- the mobA gene encoding molybdenum cofactor guanylyltransferase MobA, translated as MNLSLEITGVVLAGGRATRMGGEDKGLQLLKGKPLWQHVADTLVDQVSAMALSANRHIDIYQRSGFPVYQDNLADFPGPLAGMLSVMQQSQGEWFIFCSCDTPFIPTCLVERMVQQRGDSPVVWVHDGERDHPTIALINRSLIPAMSDYLASGERRVMVFMRKVGGHAVDFSDMKTSFVNVNTLEDLQAMQEKR; from the coding sequence GTGAATCTTAGCCTGGAAATCACTGGGGTCGTTCTGGCAGGCGGCAGAGCTACACGTATGGGCGGGGAAGATAAGGGACTACAGCTCCTGAAAGGCAAGCCCTTATGGCAGCATGTCGCTGATACGCTTGTCGATCAGGTATCGGCAATGGCGCTGAGCGCAAATCGCCATATCGATATTTACCAGCGCAGCGGGTTTCCCGTTTATCAGGATAATCTTGCTGATTTTCCGGGGCCGCTGGCCGGCATGCTTTCGGTGATGCAGCAGTCGCAGGGAGAGTGGTTTATCTTTTGTTCGTGTGATACGCCATTTATACCCACCTGCCTGGTGGAACGGATGGTGCAACAGCGAGGTGATTCACCTGTGGTCTGGGTGCATGACGGCGAGCGCGACCACCCAACTATCGCGCTCATTAACCGATCCTTGATTCCTGCTATGAGCGACTATCTGGCTTCCGGAGAACGAAGAGTGATGGTGTTTATGCGTAAGGTCGGCGGACATGCTGTTGATTTTAGCGACATGAAAACATCGTTCGTGAATGTGAACACATTAGAAGATTTACAGGCCATGCAGGAGAAGAGATGA
- the mobB gene encoding molybdopterin-guanine dinucleotide biosynthesis protein MobB has product MNSVLAISAWSGTGKTTLLKKLIPALCARGIRPGLIKHTHHNMDVDKPGKDSYELRKAGAAQTMVASNQRWALMTETPDEAPLDLAYLVSRMDHSTLDLVLVEGFKHEAVPKILLFRSDAGHDISELTLDEHVIAVASDVALDIEVPVLDLNDEDGIAEFIVKWCAV; this is encoded by the coding sequence ATGAACTCTGTTTTAGCCATTTCAGCCTGGAGTGGGACAGGAAAAACCACGTTGCTGAAAAAACTGATACCCGCTCTGTGCGCCCGCGGTATTCGTCCAGGCTTGATTAAGCATACTCACCATAATATGGATGTCGATAAGCCGGGTAAAGATAGCTATGAGCTGCGCAAAGCGGGTGCCGCGCAGACAATGGTAGCAAGCAACCAGCGTTGGGCATTGATGACAGAAACGCCGGATGAGGCACCGCTGGATCTCGCGTATCTGGTGAGCCGGATGGATCACTCCACGCTGGATCTGGTGCTGGTTGAGGGATTTAAGCATGAGGCCGTGCCTAAGATCCTGCTGTTCAGAAGTGATGCCGGGCATGACATCAGCGAGTTAACGCTGGATGAGCATGTGATTGCGGTGGCCAGCGATGTTGCTCTCGATATTGAGGTTCCGGTGCTGGATTTAAATGATGAGGATGGGATTGCTGAGTTTATTGTGAAGTGGTGTGCGGTCTGA
- the mdtD gene encoding multidrug transporter subunit MdtD has protein sequence MTEKKARSMAGLPWIAAMAFFMQALDATILNTALPAIAQSLNRSPLAMQSAIISYTLTVAMLIPVSGWLADRFGTRRVFMLAVTLFTLGSLACALSTSLTELVIFRVLQGIGGAMMMPVARLALLRAYPRSELLPILNFVTMPGLVGPILGPVLGGVLVTWASWHWIFLINIPIGVAGLIYARKYMPNFTTPRRSFDMGGFFLFGLSLVLFSSGMELIGEKLVETWLALAVILSGILLFLLYIRHARRHPTPLISLSLFNTRTFSVGIAGNIASRLGTGCVPFLMPLMLQVGFGYPALIAGCMMAPTAMGSILAKSTVTQVLRWFGYRKTLVGVTVFIGLMIAQFSLQSAALPVWMLILPLFVLGMAMSTQFTSMNTITLADLTDENASSGNSVLAVTQQLSISLGVAVSAAVLRFYEGFGGTNTVEQFHYTFITMGALTVVSALVFMLLKPKDGRNLIKERHKEKAKPNRVPSEQE, from the coding sequence ATGACAGAGAAAAAAGCGCGCAGCATGGCCGGATTGCCGTGGATTGCAGCCATGGCGTTCTTTATGCAGGCACTGGATGCCACCATCCTCAATACGGCGCTTCCCGCCATTGCGCAAAGCCTTAACCGCTCCCCGCTGGCAATGCAGTCCGCCATCATCAGCTACACCCTCACGGTGGCGATGTTGATCCCGGTAAGTGGCTGGCTGGCCGATCGCTTCGGTACCCGCAGAGTTTTCATGCTGGCCGTAACGCTCTTTACGCTCGGTTCACTGGCCTGCGCGCTCTCCACTTCATTAACGGAGCTGGTTATCTTTCGCGTACTGCAGGGAATAGGCGGCGCGATGATGATGCCGGTGGCGCGCCTCGCTTTGCTGCGTGCCTACCCACGCAGCGAACTGCTCCCCATACTCAACTTTGTCACCATGCCAGGGCTGGTCGGCCCAATACTTGGCCCGGTCCTCGGGGGTGTGCTGGTTACCTGGGCAAGCTGGCACTGGATTTTCCTGATTAATATTCCGATTGGCGTGGCAGGGCTGATCTATGCCCGCAAATATATGCCGAACTTCACCACGCCAAGGCGCAGCTTCGATATGGGCGGCTTTTTCCTGTTTGGACTGAGCCTGGTGCTGTTCTCCAGTGGCATGGAACTCATTGGCGAGAAGCTCGTTGAAACGTGGCTGGCGCTCGCCGTCATCCTCAGTGGTATTCTGCTTTTCCTTCTTTATATACGCCATGCGCGTCGTCACCCGACACCGCTTATCTCTTTATCTCTCTTTAACACCCGAACCTTTTCCGTCGGGATCGCGGGCAATATTGCCTCACGTCTGGGCACGGGCTGCGTACCGTTCCTGATGCCATTGATGCTGCAGGTGGGGTTCGGCTACCCGGCGCTGATTGCCGGCTGCATGATGGCGCCCACGGCAATGGGTTCCATTCTGGCGAAATCAACGGTCACGCAGGTACTGCGCTGGTTTGGCTATCGTAAAACGCTGGTTGGCGTGACGGTCTTTATCGGTCTGATGATTGCGCAGTTCTCGCTGCAATCCGCGGCGTTACCGGTCTGGATGTTGATCCTGCCGCTGTTTGTGCTGGGAATGGCGATGTCAACGCAGTTCACGTCGATGAACACCATCACCCTTGCGGACCTGACCGACGAGAACGCGAGCAGCGGCAACAGCGTACTGGCGGTGACCCAACAGCTGTCGATCAGCCTCGGGGTAGCCGTGAGCGCGGCGGTGCTGCGGTTTTATGAAGGGTTTGGCGGCACGAATACCGTTGAGCAGTTCCACTATACCTTTATCACCATGGGCGCGCTTACCGTGGTGTCGGCGCTGGTCTTTATGTTGTTAAAACCGAAAGATGGCCGGAACCTGATTAAAGAGCGTCACAAAGAGAAAGCTAAACCGAACCGCGTTCCATCAGAACAGGAGTAA
- the rbsR gene encoding ribose operon transcriptional repressor RbsR, translated as MATMKDVARMAGVSTSTVSHVINNDRFVSEAIREKVEAAVKDLNYAPSALARSLKLNQTRTIGMLITASTNPFYSELVRGVERSCFERGYSLVLCNTEGDEQRMNRNLETLMQKRVDGLLLLCTETHQPSKEIIQRYPSIPTVMMDWAPFDGTSDLIQDNSLLGGDMATQHLIDKGHTRIACITGPLDKTPARLRLEGYLSAMERAGLAIPDGYRITGDFEFNGGFEAMQTLLAQEPRPQAVFIGNDAMAFGAYQALYQAGLRVPDDMAIVGYDDIELARYMTPPLTTIHQPKDELGELAIDVLIHRMAQPTLQQQRLQLTPVLMERGSV; from the coding sequence TTGGCTACGATGAAAGATGTCGCCCGCATGGCGGGCGTTTCTACTTCGACCGTCTCTCACGTTATTAATAACGACCGCTTCGTCAGCGAGGCGATTCGGGAGAAAGTCGAAGCCGCAGTAAAAGATCTCAACTATGCGCCGTCGGCGCTGGCGCGCAGTCTGAAGCTTAACCAGACGCGCACCATCGGCATGCTGATCACGGCCAGTACCAATCCTTTCTATTCTGAACTTGTTCGTGGCGTAGAGCGCAGCTGCTTCGAGCGTGGCTACAGTCTGGTGCTGTGCAATACTGAAGGCGACGAGCAGCGCATGAACCGCAACCTGGAAACGCTGATGCAAAAACGCGTCGACGGGCTGCTGCTGCTCTGTACCGAAACGCATCAACCTTCAAAAGAGATCATTCAGCGCTATCCTTCTATTCCCACGGTAATGATGGACTGGGCGCCGTTCGACGGGACCAGCGATCTGATTCAGGATAACTCGCTGCTGGGCGGCGATATGGCGACGCAGCACCTGATTGATAAAGGCCATACCCGCATTGCCTGCATTACCGGCCCGCTGGATAAAACCCCGGCGCGCTTGCGTCTGGAAGGCTATCTTTCGGCAATGGAGCGGGCAGGGCTTGCCATTCCTGATGGCTATCGCATCACCGGCGATTTCGAGTTTAACGGCGGTTTCGAGGCAATGCAGACGCTGCTGGCGCAAGAGCCTCGCCCGCAGGCGGTGTTTATCGGCAACGATGCGATGGCGTTTGGTGCCTATCAGGCGCTGTATCAGGCGGGACTGCGCGTTCCGGACGATATGGCTATCGTGGGCTACGATGATATCGAACTGGCGCGCTACATGACGCCGCCGCTGACCACGATCCATCAGCCGAAGGATGAACTGGGTGAGCTGGCCATCGACGTGTTGATCCACCGTATGGCGCAGCCCACGCTGCAACAGCAACGTTTGCAGCTTACTCCTGTTCTGATGGAACGCGGTTCGGTTTAG